Within Micromonospora parathelypteridis, the genomic segment GTGGCCGTCGTCGAGCAGCACCTGCTCGCTGCCTGCGGTGTCCGTCCGGGACCAGAAGATCGACTTCGGCATGGTCGGCATGAGCCGGACGTTACGCGACCGGGCCGGCATCGGCAGGGCATGCGCGAACGCCGCCGCGAAGACTGGGCTCCGCGACGGCGTTCGGTGGATCAGTGGATCAGTGGATCAGTGGGTACGTGCCGGCGGCCGTCCGCCGAAACCACGCCGGTCGTCGCGCTGCCGGTCGTCGCGCGGTCGCTCATCTCGCGGCCGGTCGTCCCGACCACGACTCTCCGGGCGGAAGCCACCCCGGGTGTCCCGGTCACCGAAGCGCCGCTCGCCGGTCGGCCGGTCACCCCGGCCGTCCCGGTCACCGAACTGCGGCCGGTCACCGAACCGGCGCTCGCCCTGCGGCCGGTCGCCGTAACCCCGGGTGTCCCGGTCGGCGTAACGCCGCTCGCCGGTCGGCCGGTCGCCGTAGCCCCGGTCGCCGGTCGGCCGGTCGCCGTAGCGCCGCTCGCCTTGCGGGCGGTCGCCGTACTGGCGGTCACCTTGTGGGCGGTCGCCGTAACGCCGCTCGCCCTGGGGACGGTCGCCGTACTGGCGGTCACCTTGTGGGCGGTCGCCGTAACGCCGCTCGCCCTGGGGACGGTCGCCGTACTGGCGGTCACCTTGCGGGCGGTCGCCGTAGCGCCGCTCGCCCTGGGGACGGTCGCCGTACTGGCGGTCACCCTGCGGGCGGTCGCCGTAGCGCCGCTCGCCGGTGGGCCGGTCGCCGTAGCGGCGCTCGCCGCCCGTGCGGTCGCCGAACCTACGCGGGCCACCGGCCCGGTCGTCGAATCGACGCGATCCGCCGGAGCGGTCGCCGTAGCCCCGAGGCTCCGCCTCGACGCGAACCGGGACGCCGCTCGGCTCGCGGGCACCGACCAACTCGGCCAACGCCGCGTCGCCGACCCGGACCCGGGTCTCGGCCGGCGCGACGCCGGCCTTCTCCATCATCGCCAGGGTGGTGCGGCGCTGCTTGGGCAGCACCAGCGTGGCGACCGCGCCAGACTCGCCCGCCCGGGCGGTGCGCCCTGCGCGGTGCAGGTAGTCCTTGGGGTCCTTCGGCGGGTCGACGTGCAGCACCAGGGTGACCCCGTCGACGTGGATGCCCCGAGCCGCCACGTCCGTGGCGACCAGCACGTTCATCCGGCCCTCACGGAACTCGGCAAGCGTCTTGGTGCGCATCCGCTGGGTCTTGCCGCCGTGCAGCCCACCGGCGCGTACGCCGACCGCCGCGAGCTGCTCGACAAGTCGGTCCACTCCGAGCTGGGTGCGCGCGAAGACCATGGTCCGGCCGTCACGGGCGGCGATCGAGGCCGCCACCGGGAACTTCTCGTGCGGCGGGATCAACAGCATGTGGTGGTCCATGGTGGACACCGATGCGGTGGACGGCGCCGTGGAGTGGGTCACCGGGTCGGTCATGAACCGCTTGACCAACGCGTCGACGTCACCGTCCAGGGTGGCCGAGAAGAGCAGTCGCTGACCGTTCGCGGGCGTCTTCGCCAGCAGGTCGGTCACCTCGGGCAGGAAGCCCATGTCGGCCATCTGGTCGGCCTCGTCGAGGACCGTGACCTCGACGTCGTCGAGCTGGCAGATGCCCCGCTCGATCAGGTCGCCGAGCCGACCCGGGGTCGCCACGATGATCTCCACGCCGCGCCGCAGCGCGTCGATCTGACGGTCGTACGGAACACCACCGACGGCGGTCTTCAGGAAGATGCCGACGGCCTTGCCCAGCGGCATCAGTGCGTCGTTGACCTGCATGGCCAGCTCGCGGGTGGGCACCAGGACCAGGGCGCGCGGACGCATCGGCCGGGCCCGGTTGCGGTTGGCCAGCCGGGCGATCATCGGCAGACCGAAGGCGAGCGTCTTGCCCGAACCGGTCTGCCCGCGGCCCAGCACGTCCCGACCGGCGAGCGCGTCCGGAACGGTGGCCCGCTGGATCTCGAAGGGGCTGGTGATGCCCTGCTGTGCCAGCGCGCGAACCAGCGGCTCGGGCAGGCCGAGGGAGGCGAAGCTGATCGGATCGACGGTCTCCGGCGCAAGCTCTGCCGGCTGGGCGGCGGCTGCTGCCGACGCGGTGCCGGCCTCGCTCGGGGAGGCGTCAAGCAGCTCCCCGGTGGTGTCGGTCGTCGGGGCCGGGTTGGAAACGGACGTAACGGTGCTGGGGTCAGCAGAGGTGGTCAACAAAAGCCTTTCGAGCGGGGCGCATCTTCGCGATGGCCTGCCGCGGCTGTGCCGCCGGATCGCCCGCAAGATCGCCCAGGGGCGCGCACCACGCGCGCCGGGTCAGTGATCTCAGCCAGTGTACGGCGATCCGGCGGAGCCGCCAGCCGGTTGCCCGACGGTAGTGGGCGGACTCACCATCGTTGCGACCCGGCGGCTCACCCGTTGAGCACGTTGCCCACCAGGCCGTCCAGGGCGTCCCCGGCGAGCAGTACGACCATGACGCTGATCGCCACCAGCAGCCCCAGAGCGGCGGCCAGAACGATCATCACCCGGGCGTTACTGGACCGTTCGGCCGGCGTGTCCGACCAGCCCTGGGCCAGGATGTGCCCGGTCAGCGAGCCGGAATTCTCCACCGCGTTGGCGGGCATCGCGATCGTGGTGAAACCCGGCCCCTCGCCGCTGCCGTAGACGGTGCCGGCCAGGTCAGAGCCACCGTCGCGCCGCCCACCACGGGCACCGGCCGTGCCCTTCCCGGCGGAGCCACCCGAAGGGTTGCCCGCCGGGACGGTCAGGCGCGAGTTTTCGCCGCCGTTCCCGGTCGAGCGGGGAGCGCCGACGGTGGACGGCGGCCAACTCGGCAGCGCAGGCGCGGGCACCACCGGCGGCGCGGAGACGGGTGTCTCGGCCCGTCCGCCGCTGGACGTCGGGCGTGCCGTCCCAACGGTGGGCGACCATCCGGCCGGCGGTGCGGAAACCGACGCGGTGGCCCGTACGCCGGGCGTGTCGGTCATCGCCGGCGGCGGCGGAAACGGCGGTGCCGGCATCGGGCCGGGCGGGCCTGGTGGCGTGGGCACCGGCGGGCCGGGTGGCGGCACGGGCGGGCTCGGGATGGGTGGTGCCGGCGGGCCCGGGATGGGCG encodes:
- a CDS encoding DEAD/DEAH box helicase — encoded protein: MTTSADPSTVTSVSNPAPTTDTTGELLDASPSEAGTASAAAAAQPAELAPETVDPISFASLGLPEPLVRALAQQGITSPFEIQRATVPDALAGRDVLGRGQTGSGKTLAFGLPMIARLANRNRARPMRPRALVLVPTRELAMQVNDALMPLGKAVGIFLKTAVGGVPYDRQIDALRRGVEIIVATPGRLGDLIERGICQLDDVEVTVLDEADQMADMGFLPEVTDLLAKTPANGQRLLFSATLDGDVDALVKRFMTDPVTHSTAPSTASVSTMDHHMLLIPPHEKFPVAASIAARDGRTMVFARTQLGVDRLVEQLAAVGVRAGGLHGGKTQRMRTKTLAEFREGRMNVLVATDVAARGIHVDGVTLVLHVDPPKDPKDYLHRAGRTARAGESGAVATLVLPKQRRTTLAMMEKAGVAPAETRVRVGDAALAELVGAREPSGVPVRVEAEPRGYGDRSGGSRRFDDRAGGPRRFGDRTGGERRYGDRPTGERRYGDRPQGDRQYGDRPQGERRYGDRPQGDRQYGDRPQGERRYGDRPQGDRQYGDRPQGERRYGDRPQGDRQYGDRPQGERRYGDRPTGDRGYGDRPTGERRYADRDTRGYGDRPQGERRFGDRPQFGDRDGRGDRPTGERRFGDRDTRGGFRPESRGRDDRPRDERPRDDRQRDDRRGFGGRPPARTH